Proteins found in one Dehalococcoidia bacterium genomic segment:
- a CDS encoding DinB family protein, with the protein MKQLTAQRLRTDLVAARGEFHAALDALSDADWRGPSRNPGWTNGEVLFHAFLGFRLTWVLIPFVRLWGRLPAGGSRRFARGLNGTTGPFNALNAFAARLGARLYSRKRLGRAYDGAHRALLRRLATIPEVEWQRGMHYPTRWDPLFSDFMTLEQTVAMPIAHLRFHLGQVAGTRK; encoded by the coding sequence ATGAAGCAGCTTACCGCCCAGCGCCTCCGCACGGATCTCGTGGCCGCGCGGGGCGAGTTTCACGCCGCCCTCGACGCCCTCTCCGACGCGGACTGGCGCGGGCCGAGCCGCAACCCCGGCTGGACGAACGGCGAGGTGCTGTTCCACGCCTTCCTCGGCTTCCGGCTGACGTGGGTGCTGATTCCCTTCGTGCGCCTCTGGGGCAGGCTGCCGGCCGGCGGCTCGCGGCGCTTCGCCCGCGGCCTCAACGGCACGACCGGGCCGTTCAACGCGCTCAACGCCTTCGCCGCCCGGCTCGGCGCCCGCCTCTACTCGCGCAAACGGCTCGGTCGGGCCTACGACGGCGCCCATCGTGCCCTGCTGCGCCGGCTGGCGACCATCCCCGAGGTGGAGTGGCAGCGCGGCATGCACTACCCGACCCGCTGGGATCCGCTGTTCAGCGACTTCATGACGCTGGAGCAGACCGTCGCCATGCCGATCGCGCATCTGCGCTTCCACCTCGGTCAGGTCGCGGGGACGAGGAAATAG
- a CDS encoding arsenate reductase ArsC, with translation MTGHAPAVLFVCVHNAGRSQMAAALTHAMSGGRVRVYSAGSEPAAHINPAVVAAMAEVGIDLAHEFPRPLSDAVVEAADLVITMGCGDACPVYPGKRYLDWLVEDPAGQPLARVRVIRDEIRARVEGLLAELGCAGTA, from the coding sequence ATGACGGGCCACGCGCCGGCGGTGCTCTTCGTCTGCGTGCACAACGCCGGCCGCTCGCAGATGGCCGCGGCGCTCACCCACGCCATGTCCGGGGGCCGGGTGCGCGTCTACTCCGCCGGCTCGGAGCCGGCCGCGCATATCAACCCAGCCGTGGTCGCGGCGATGGCGGAGGTGGGTATCGACCTCGCGCACGAGTTCCCCAGGCCGCTCAGCGACGCGGTGGTCGAGGCGGCCGACCTGGTGATCACGATGGGCTGCGGCGACGCCTGCCCGGTGTATCCGGGGAAGCGCTATCTCGACTGGCTGGTGGAGGACCCGGCAGGGCAGCCGCTCGCGCGGGTGCGCGTCATCCGCGACGAGATCCGCGCCCGCGTCGAGGGGCTGCTGGCCGAGCTCGGGTGCGCAGGGACCGCGTGA
- a CDS encoding formyltransferase family protein, protein MPERPAGLRIVAYCVRPQAYALIAGWCAREGHRLLLVVTSPGPKSRPTPTYREVLAAAPRTQEILITTRMQRPVPLIRELAPDLVVSFTFPYRVPPEVVALPKYGAVNLHPAPLPLYRGPNPLRGVYDGHPLLGATLHWIAPEYDTGNVLAQATCPLPEDRSVENLFGAWLGTMQPAFEQGIARALAGDPGTPQDERKASYGGVFTAEERWLDWSLPAALLQGRASVLAFNTEGMEDHDAPGCLARIGGVPHAVQRVTPLPGVAPPAAPGAVLAGSGDVITLCCGDGVLQVQAAPLAPAEARA, encoded by the coding sequence ATGCCCGAACGCCCGGCCGGCCTGCGCATCGTCGCCTACTGCGTGCGGCCGCAGGCCTACGCGCTGATCGCCGGCTGGTGCGCCCGCGAAGGGCACCGGCTGCTGCTCGTCGTCACCTCGCCCGGCCCCAAAAGCCGGCCCACGCCGACGTACCGCGAGGTGCTGGCCGCGGCGCCGCGCACGCAGGAGATCCTGATCACCACGCGCATGCAGCGCCCCGTGCCGCTGATCCGCGAGCTGGCGCCCGACCTGGTGGTCTCCTTCACCTTCCCCTACCGCGTGCCGCCCGAGGTCGTGGCGCTTCCCAAATACGGCGCGGTGAACCTGCACCCGGCGCCGCTGCCGCTCTACCGCGGCCCGAACCCGCTGCGCGGCGTCTACGACGGCCATCCGCTGCTGGGCGCCACGCTGCACTGGATCGCGCCGGAGTACGACACGGGCAACGTGCTGGCGCAGGCCACCTGCCCGCTGCCCGAGGACCGCAGCGTCGAGAACCTCTTCGGCGCCTGGCTGGGCACGATGCAGCCCGCCTTCGAGCAGGGCATCGCCCGCGCCCTCGCCGGCGACCCCGGCACGCCGCAGGACGAGCGCAAGGCGAGCTATGGCGGCGTCTTCACGGCCGAGGAGCGCTGGCTGGACTGGAGTCTGCCGGCGGCGCTGCTGCAAGGGCGCGCCAGCGTGCTCGCCTTCAACACCGAGGGCATGGAGGACCACGACGCGCCCGGCTGCCTGGCGCGGATCGGCGGCGTGCCGCACGCGGTCCAGCGCGTCACACCGTTGCCCGGCGTGGCGCCGCCGGCAGCGCCCGGCGCCGTGCTGGCCGGCAGCGGCGATGTGATCACGCTTTGCTGCGGCGACGGCGTCTTGCAGGTGCAGGCGGCGCCGCTCGCGCCGGCGGAGGCGCGGGCATGA
- a CDS encoding HAD family hydrolase, with amino-acid sequence MVEVRAIIFDLGGTLLEFPDWDQQVAARWGGTHDQLLALRPEDAPERAAFVEAMLAAELEHWRRVDTEHWSGPPSGLVRDGYARLGRRADERTILTVLDACARALDGWARPFADAAPTLAYLRGQGYRLGLLSNTWWAAAWHNADLATHGLNHYLDELVYTSDLPHSKPHPEVFYTVAARLGVAHEHCVMIGDRPIDDIGGALGAGMRAVLKTNGHLSELPVHIAPSAVIEHLAELPALIARINGSPSRA; translated from the coding sequence ATGGTCGAAGTCCGCGCGATCATCTTTGACCTCGGCGGCACGCTGCTGGAGTTTCCCGACTGGGACCAGCAGGTCGCCGCGCGCTGGGGCGGCACACACGATCAGCTCCTCGCCCTGCGCCCCGAGGATGCGCCCGAGCGGGCCGCATTCGTCGAGGCGATGCTGGCGGCCGAACTGGAGCACTGGCGGCGCGTCGACACCGAGCACTGGAGCGGTCCGCCTTCCGGCCTCGTGCGCGACGGCTACGCCCGCCTCGGCCGCCGCGCCGACGAGCGGACGATCCTGACCGTGCTGGACGCCTGCGCCCGCGCCCTCGACGGCTGGGCGCGGCCCTTCGCCGACGCCGCGCCCACGTTGGCTTACCTGCGCGGCCAGGGCTACCGCCTGGGCCTGCTCTCCAACACCTGGTGGGCGGCCGCCTGGCACAACGCCGACCTCGCCACGCACGGCCTCAACCACTATCTCGACGAGCTGGTCTACACCTCGGACCTGCCGCACTCCAAGCCGCACCCGGAGGTCTTTTACACCGTGGCCGCGCGGCTGGGCGTGGCGCACGAGCACTGCGTGATGATCGGCGACCGGCCGATCGACGACATCGGCGGCGCCCTGGGCGCCGGCATGCGCGCCGTGCTCAAAACCAACGGCCACCTGTCCGAGCTGCCGGTTCACATCGCGCCCAGCGCCGTGATCGAGCACCTGGCCGAGCTGCCGGCGCTGATCGCCCGCATCAACGGCTCGCCGTCGCGGGCGTAG
- a CDS encoding metalloregulator ArsR/SmtB family transcription factor, with amino-acid sequence MLLRPRVAGYHLDVRRFDRGGSLLLALAAARQPRLGRLPALLRVQADPTRLRIAGLLAQRELCVCDLEALLGVSQSMASHHLGVLRQRRGGRHDGAAMTSAQPARYKVYHGPSGDFLRTPAGNVRRAAWGLRAARGRAIARRLRPDLGLRWPAR; translated from the coding sequence ATGCTGTTGCGGCCGCGGGTAGCCGGCTATCATCTCGACGTGCGTCGATTTGATCGGGGCGGATCGCTGCTGCTGGCGCTGGCGGCGGCGCGGCAGCCGCGGCTCGGGCGCCTGCCGGCGCTGCTCAGGGTGCAGGCCGACCCGACGCGACTGCGCATCGCCGGCCTGCTGGCGCAGCGCGAGCTGTGCGTCTGCGACCTGGAGGCGCTGCTGGGCGTCTCGCAGAGCATGGCCAGCCACCATCTTGGCGTGCTGCGGCAGCGCCGCGGCGGCCGCCACGACGGAGCAGCGATGACCTCCGCGCAGCCGGCCCGCTACAAGGTCTATCACGGCCCCTCCGGCGATTTCCTGCGCACGCCGGCCGGGAACGTGCGCCGCGCGGCATGGGGGCTTCGTGCTGCCCGCGGACGCGCCATCGCCCGGCGGCTTCGACCGGACCTGGGCCTGCGATGGCCAGCGAGGTGA
- a CDS encoding DUF2071 domain-containing protein: protein MSEVYRPYPPPCGPWLLAQTWSDLLFVHWPVPAEALRPLLPAGLPLDTFDGAAWLGVVPFRMSGVRPRLLPALPWLSTFPELNVRTYVVRDGRPGVFFFSLDAGNPAAVALGRGAFRLPYFRARMLSTRGQTIAYVSERRHRGAPPARFVGEYAPVGPAAPPPRGSLAHFLTARYCLYAADRAGRLYRAEIDHAPWPLQPATATIAANTMSSAHGIAPPEQPPLLHFARRLAVRVWPLRRLA, encoded by the coding sequence ATGAGCGAGGTATACCGGCCGTATCCGCCGCCGTGCGGACCCTGGCTGCTGGCGCAGACGTGGAGCGACCTGCTCTTTGTGCACTGGCCCGTGCCGGCCGAGGCGCTGCGGCCCTTGCTGCCGGCAGGGCTGCCGCTCGACACCTTCGACGGCGCGGCGTGGCTGGGCGTGGTGCCCTTCCGCATGAGCGGCGTGCGCCCGCGCCTGCTGCCGGCGCTGCCCTGGCTCTCGACCTTTCCCGAGCTGAACGTGCGCACCTATGTCGTACGCGACGGCCGGCCCGGCGTCTTCTTCTTCAGCCTCGACGCGGGCAACCCCGCGGCCGTGGCGCTGGGCCGCGGCGCCTTCAGGCTGCCGTACTTCCGCGCCCGCATGCTCAGCACGCGCGGCCAAACCATTGCCTACGTGAGCGAGCGCAGGCACCGCGGCGCTCCGCCGGCCCGCTTCGTCGGGGAGTATGCGCCGGTCGGGCCGGCGGCGCCGCCTCCGCGGGGTTCGCTGGCCCACTTCCTCACGGCGCGCTACTGCCTCTATGCGGCCGATCGCGCCGGGCGGCTGTATCGCGCCGAGATCGACCACGCGCCCTGGCCGTTGCAGCCGGCGACGGCGACGATCGCGGCGAACACGATGTCCTCCGCGCACGGGATCGCGCCGCCCGAGCAGCCGCCGTTGCTGCACTTCGCGCGACGGCTGGCGGTGCGCGTCTGGCCGTTGCGGCGGCTCGCCTGA
- a CDS encoding MIP family channel protein: MASEVTPDTAVSAPRDRHVSLRPGPAAGRCAAEFIGTFALVFCGPGAAVIDAYTHGGVTPVGIGLSFGLAVGAMIYAIGHISGAHINPAVTLAFTLTRHFPLRDVPGYLGAQLAGAAAASLVTKGLYGNVAHLGATLPGHGAGQALALEGVLSFFLMFVIMAVATDTRAVGEAAAIAIGGYVALAATFAGPIAGASMNPARSFGPALVSNDWTAWWVYWLGPIAGALAGALAYQAIRAGGQRSAAADGGREA; the protein is encoded by the coding sequence ATGGCCAGCGAGGTGACGCCCGACACGGCCGTGTCGGCGCCGAGAGATCGACACGTATCGCTGCGCCCCGGACCGGCGGCCGGGCGCTGCGCGGCCGAGTTCATCGGCACGTTTGCGCTGGTCTTCTGCGGCCCCGGCGCGGCGGTGATCGACGCCTACACGCACGGCGGCGTCACACCCGTGGGCATCGGCCTCAGCTTCGGCCTGGCGGTGGGCGCGATGATCTACGCGATCGGCCACATCTCCGGCGCCCATATCAACCCCGCCGTCACGCTCGCCTTCACGCTGACGCGCCACTTCCCTCTGCGCGACGTGCCGGGCTACCTGGGCGCGCAGCTCGCCGGCGCGGCGGCGGCCAGCCTGGTCACCAAGGGGCTGTACGGCAACGTCGCGCACCTGGGCGCCACGCTGCCGGGGCACGGCGCCGGGCAAGCGCTGGCGCTGGAAGGGGTGCTGAGCTTCTTCCTGATGTTTGTGATCATGGCCGTCGCCACCGACACGCGCGCCGTGGGCGAGGCGGCGGCGATCGCGATCGGCGGCTACGTGGCGCTGGCGGCGACCTTCGCGGGCCCGATCGCCGGCGCCTCGATGAACCCGGCGCGATCGTTCGGCCCGGCGCTCGTCTCCAACGACTGGACGGCGTGGTGGGTCTACTGGCTCGGCCCGATCGCCGGGGCACTGGCCGGGGCGCTCGCCTACCAGGCGATCCGCGCCGGGGGCCAGCGGTCCGCCGCGGCGGACGGCGGGAGGGAAGCATGA
- a CDS encoding SAM-dependent methyltransferase: MAEQRGRPTAHSGGEGETRPVALTARWIAAARANESARANRLFDDPFAEALAGIGQVGGTAGALRAGASAIDDLIVQTSRVFGAPFLAIRTRFFDELLLHAARAGRVRQVVLLAAGLDARAYRLPWPLGTRLWELDQPAVLAAKDAALAAEGAEPSCERHALPVDLAVPGWQEALTAAGFDPAAPSAWLVEGLLMYLDEAAVRALLAATAALAAPGSWLGADLFNSVVLSSPLLRPLVGLVAAQGAPWRFASDEPESLFAAAGWQASVTEARQAGASYGRWPFLIEPRRLRRVPRYFLIAAQRRV, translated from the coding sequence GTGGCGGAACAGCGTGGGAGGCCCACGGCGCACAGCGGCGGCGAAGGGGAGACGCGGCCCGTGGCGCTCACCGCCCGCTGGATCGCCGCGGCGCGGGCCAACGAGAGCGCCCGCGCCAACCGCCTCTTCGATGACCCCTTCGCCGAGGCGCTGGCGGGCATCGGCCAGGTGGGCGGCACGGCGGGCGCCCTGCGCGCCGGCGCCTCCGCGATCGACGACCTGATCGTGCAGACCAGCCGGGTCTTCGGTGCCCCGTTCCTCGCTATTCGTACGCGCTTCTTCGACGAGCTGCTGCTGCACGCCGCGCGGGCAGGTCGCGTGCGCCAGGTCGTGCTGCTCGCCGCCGGGCTGGACGCGCGCGCCTACCGCCTGCCCTGGCCGCTTGGCACGCGCCTCTGGGAGCTGGACCAGCCGGCCGTGCTGGCGGCGAAGGATGCGGCGCTCGCGGCCGAGGGCGCCGAGCCGAGCTGCGAAAGGCACGCGCTGCCCGTCGACCTCGCCGTGCCTGGCTGGCAGGAGGCGCTGACCGCGGCCGGCTTCGACCCCGCCGCGCCCTCCGCCTGGCTGGTCGAGGGGCTGCTGATGTATCTCGATGAGGCCGCGGTGCGGGCGCTGCTGGCGGCGACCGCTGCGCTGGCCGCGCCGGGAAGCTGGCTGGGCGCCGACCTGTTCAACAGCGTCGTGCTCAGCTCACCCCTGCTGCGGCCGCTGGTCGGGCTGGTGGCGGCGCAGGGTGCGCCCTGGCGCTTCGCCAGCGACGAGCCGGAGTCGCTGTTCGCCGCCGCCGGCTGGCAGGCGAGCGTCACCGAGGCCCGGCAGGCGGGCGCCAGCTACGGCCGCTGGCCCTTCCTCATCGAGCCACGCCGCCTGCGCCGCGTACCGCGCTACTTCCTGATCGCCGCGCAGCGGAGGGTGTAG
- a CDS encoding glycoside hydrolase family 172 protein codes for MSDAFNGLGLHLGNLARLSRAQTRSISAENPTGEPGRGAMAAEGVAAARELGLGWKVSPYVTIKPGECRELADIQGSGAIQQIWCTPRGVWRHAILRIYWDEQAQPAVECPLGDFFACGWGRHAPVSSLAVCVNPLQGFNCYWEMPFRRRCRITLENIGTDDLILYYQVNYALTEVPEDVAYFHAQFRRVNPLPYKEAYTLLEGVRGRGHYVGTYMAWGVNNNGWWGEGEIKFYLDGDREFPTICGTGTEDYFGGAWCFGDRTTDGYVPFSSPYSGLPQVIKPSGLHESQWRFGLYRWHIADPIRFQQELRVTIQALGWRSGRRYLPLQDDIASVAYWYQTLPTAPFPPLPAADALEIV; via the coding sequence ATGAGCGACGCGTTCAACGGGCTCGGGCTGCACCTGGGCAACCTGGCCCGGCTCTCGCGGGCGCAGACGCGCTCGATCAGCGCCGAGAACCCGACGGGCGAGCCGGGCCGCGGCGCCATGGCCGCCGAGGGCGTGGCCGCCGCCCGCGAGCTTGGCCTCGGCTGGAAGGTCTCGCCCTACGTCACGATCAAGCCGGGCGAATGCCGTGAGCTGGCGGACATCCAGGGCTCGGGCGCGATCCAGCAGATCTGGTGCACGCCGCGCGGCGTCTGGCGGCACGCGATCCTGCGCATCTACTGGGACGAGCAGGCGCAGCCCGCGGTCGAGTGCCCGCTGGGCGACTTCTTCGCCTGTGGCTGGGGCCGGCACGCGCCGGTCAGCTCGCTGGCCGTCTGCGTGAACCCGCTGCAGGGCTTCAACTGCTACTGGGAGATGCCGTTCCGCCGCCGCTGCCGCATCACGCTGGAGAACATCGGCACGGACGACCTGATCCTCTACTACCAGGTCAACTACGCGCTGACCGAGGTGCCGGAGGACGTGGCCTACTTCCACGCGCAGTTCCGCCGGGTGAACCCGCTGCCGTACAAAGAGGCCTACACGCTGCTGGAGGGCGTGCGCGGACGCGGCCACTACGTCGGTACGTACATGGCCTGGGGCGTGAACAACAACGGCTGGTGGGGCGAGGGCGAGATCAAGTTCTACCTCGACGGCGACCGCGAGTTCCCCACGATCTGCGGCACGGGCACGGAGGATTACTTCGGCGGCGCCTGGTGCTTCGGCGACCGCACCACCGACGGCTACGTGCCGTTCAGCTCGCCCTACTCCGGTCTGCCGCAGGTGATCAAGCCATCGGGCCTGCACGAGTCGCAGTGGCGCTTCGGCCTCTACCGCTGGCACATCGCCGACCCGATCCGCTTCCAGCAGGAGCTGCGCGTGACGATCCAGGCGCTGGGCTGGCGCAGCGGCCGCCGCTACCTGCCCCTGCAGGACGACATCGCCTCCGTCGCCTACTGGTACCAAACGCTGCCCACGGCGCCGTTCCCGCCGCTGCCCGCGGCCGACGCGCTGGAGATCGTATGA
- a CDS encoding LLM class flavin-dependent oxidoreductase, giving the protein MAEPAVEVWTSGAGVPGQSARQAAAAERAGFDGLAFVDSQNLAGDCYVALALAAQATTRLKLGTGVTNPFTRHPAVTAGAIASVHAESGGRAVLGIGRGDSALAHLGFAPASVPAFARYLRALQGYLRGEEVPFAPEGDLAKLGLAGQPEASRLAWLRHVAAGLPKVPVDVAATGPKVIAMAATVADRISFAVGAEPERLRWAIGVAREARRSAGLDPLALPLGAYVTVVAHPDPATAQQLGEGSLALFTRFSAMHGRVVGPASARDRAVFENVHDAYDMRRHARTGSPQAALIDADFASRFAIFGPSDYCARRLRQLIALGLDRLIVGGPSLGADRVDAEAARRRFTEEVLPALQAA; this is encoded by the coding sequence ATGGCCGAGCCGGCGGTCGAGGTCTGGACCAGCGGCGCGGGCGTGCCGGGGCAGTCCGCCCGCCAGGCAGCGGCGGCGGAGCGCGCCGGGTTCGACGGCCTCGCCTTCGTCGATTCGCAGAACCTCGCCGGCGACTGCTACGTCGCGCTGGCGCTGGCGGCGCAGGCGACGACGCGGCTGAAGCTCGGCACCGGCGTCACCAATCCCTTCACGCGCCACCCCGCCGTCACCGCCGGCGCCATCGCCAGCGTCCACGCCGAATCCGGGGGCCGCGCCGTGCTCGGCATCGGCCGCGGCGACTCCGCCCTCGCCCACCTCGGCTTCGCGCCCGCCTCCGTGCCGGCCTTCGCCCGCTATCTCCGCGCCCTGCAGGGCTACCTGCGCGGAGAAGAGGTGCCGTTTGCGCCGGAGGGCGACCTGGCGAAGCTCGGCCTCGCCGGCCAGCCCGAGGCCAGCCGCCTCGCCTGGCTGCGCCACGTCGCCGCCGGCCTGCCGAAGGTGCCTGTGGACGTGGCTGCCACCGGGCCGAAAGTGATCGCCATGGCCGCGACCGTGGCCGACCGCATCAGCTTCGCCGTGGGCGCCGAGCCGGAGCGGCTGCGCTGGGCGATCGGCGTGGCGCGCGAGGCGCGGCGCAGCGCCGGCCTCGACCCGCTGGCGCTGCCGCTCGGCGCCTACGTCACCGTCGTCGCGCACCCCGATCCGGCCACGGCACAGCAGCTCGGCGAGGGCAGCCTGGCGCTGTTCACGCGCTTCTCCGCCATGCACGGCCGCGTCGTTGGGCCGGCGTCGGCGCGCGACCGCGCCGTGTTCGAGAACGTCCACGACGCCTACGACATGCGCCGCCACGCCCGCACGGGCAGCCCGCAGGCCGCGCTGATCGACGCCGACTTCGCCTCGCGCTTTGCCATCTTCGGCCCGAGCGACTACTGTGCGCGGCGGCTGCGTCAGCTGATCGCGCTGGGACTGGACCGGCTGATCGTCGGCGGCCCCTCGCTTGGCGCCGACCGCGTCGATGCCGAGGCCGCCCGGCGACGCTTCACGGAAGAGGTCTTGCCCGCGCTGCAGGCGGCCTGA
- a CDS encoding MFS transporter, which yields MSRPLARRPYYGWVLVATLGVTETTSWGVLYYAFTVFLDPMRESFHWSRATMTGAFSLALLLSGLVGVPVGRWLDRHGPRLLMTLGSCAAALLVLAWAAVGNLLAFYLVWAAIGVVMAAVLYEPAFVIVATWFRRRRGRALTLLTFMAGFASVIYIPLAGLLVVRQGWRGALVTLAIALAAGTIPLHALVLRRRPQDLGLLPDGAAPSEGAGDADGSLERSLPVRTALHGAAFWWLMGAFFLNTLGVSALFVHLVPYLTDHGYGKEFAANVTGLVGVMALPGRLVLTPLGDRLPRAWVACAIFLLQAFALLLLLLVQSGAGVIGFVVLFGAGFGAVTPARAALVAEFYGPDSYGSISGVLAFFLTGARAIAPVGAGILYDTTGSYTALLWLLTAASTAAAVAVLIAGSREQGTGDRRLQVTGDRLQGA from the coding sequence ATGTCACGGCCACTCGCGCGCCGCCCCTACTACGGCTGGGTGCTGGTCGCCACGCTCGGCGTCACAGAGACGACCTCGTGGGGCGTGCTCTACTACGCCTTCACCGTTTTCTTGGACCCGATGCGCGAGAGCTTCCACTGGTCCCGCGCGACGATGACCGGCGCCTTCTCGCTGGCGCTGCTGCTCTCCGGCCTGGTCGGCGTGCCCGTCGGCCGCTGGCTGGACCGGCACGGGCCGCGCCTGCTGATGACGCTCGGCTCCTGTGCCGCGGCGCTGCTGGTGCTGGCCTGGGCGGCGGTGGGAAACCTGCTCGCCTTCTACCTCGTCTGGGCGGCGATCGGCGTGGTGATGGCGGCGGTGCTCTACGAGCCGGCCTTCGTGATCGTCGCGACCTGGTTTCGGCGCCGGCGCGGCCGGGCGCTGACGCTGCTCACCTTCATGGCCGGCTTCGCCAGCGTGATCTACATCCCGCTCGCCGGCCTGCTCGTCGTCCGCCAGGGCTGGCGCGGCGCCCTGGTGACGCTGGCGATCGCCCTCGCCGCCGGCACGATTCCCCTGCACGCGCTGGTGCTGCGCCGCCGGCCGCAGGACCTTGGCCTCTTGCCCGACGGCGCGGCGCCGTCCGAGGGAGCAGGGGACGCGGACGGGTCGCTGGAGCGCAGCCTGCCTGTTCGCACGGCGCTGCACGGCGCCGCCTTCTGGTGGCTGATGGGCGCCTTCTTTCTCAACACGCTCGGCGTCAGCGCCCTGTTCGTGCACCTGGTGCCGTATCTCACCGACCACGGCTACGGCAAGGAGTTCGCGGCCAACGTCACGGGGCTGGTGGGCGTGATGGCCTTGCCCGGCCGCCTGGTGCTGACGCCGCTGGGCGACCGCCTGCCGCGCGCCTGGGTGGCCTGCGCCATCTTCCTGCTGCAGGCGTTCGCCCTGCTGCTCTTGCTGCTGGTGCAGAGCGGCGCCGGCGTGATCGGCTTCGTGGTGCTCTTCGGCGCGGGCTTCGGCGCGGTGACGCCGGCGCGGGCGGCGCTGGTGGCCGAGTTCTACGGCCCCGACAGCTACGGCAGCATCAGCGGCGTGCTCGCCTTCTTCCTCACGGGCGCCCGCGCGATCGCGCCGGTGGGCGCCGGTATCCTCTATGACACGACCGGCAGCTACACGGCGCTGCTCTGGCTGCTGACCGCCGCCTCCACCGCGGCCGCCGTGGCCGTGCTCATCGCAGGGAGTAGGGAACAGGGAACGGGGGACAGGAGGTTACAGGTGACAGGGGACAGGTTACAGGGGGCGTAG